A genomic window from Corticium candelabrum chromosome 8, ooCorCand1.1, whole genome shotgun sequence includes:
- the LOC134183500 gene encoding uncharacterized protein LOC134183500 produces MTNVCVNCGAMKWKGEAPGMCCSSGKVKLATLQDPPLLLKSLLLGDSETSRHFLTNIRKYNSAFQMTSMGCNEIKETHGWNPCFKVQGQVYHLIGSLCPLPNEESKFAQIYFLGDVEREIQVCAEF; encoded by the exons atgacaaacgtgtgtgtcaactgcggcgctatgaagtggaaaggagaagcacctggcatgtgttgcaGTAGCGGAAAAGTGAAACTGGCAACTCTGCAAGATCCACCGCTCTTGCTAAAATCATTGCTTCTAGGTGACTCAGAAACGTCTAGGCATTTCCTTACAAATATTCGCAAGTACAATTCAGCTTTTCAGATGACATCAATGGGTTGCAATGAAATTAAGGAAACACATGGATGGAATCCTTGCTTCAAAGTGCAAGGTCAAGTGTACCACCTCATTGGAAGCCTGTGCCCTTTGCCTAATGAAGAATCCAAATTTGCTCAAATCTACTTTTTGGGTGATGTGGAGAGAGAGATACAA GTATGTGCAGAGTTTTAA